The Bordetella sp. FB-8 genome includes a window with the following:
- a CDS encoding response regulator: MARILVVDDEVGIRELLSEILYDEGHTVELAENAAQARAARLRMRPDLVLLDIWMPDTDGVSLLKEWGSQGLLDMPVIMMSGHATIDTAVEATRIGAIDFLEKPITLQRLLKTIEAGLTRSRAPAYSGSAGQAQASVVVPLEDELDPPSAMLVAEAQAPAGNGLLGNISLDQPLREARDAFERIYFEYHLVRENHSMTRVSERTGLERTHLYRKLKQLGIESSRKRST; this comes from the coding sequence ATGGCCAGGATTCTGGTGGTCGACGACGAAGTGGGCATACGCGAACTTTTGTCCGAGATTCTTTACGACGAAGGGCACACGGTCGAGCTCGCGGAGAACGCCGCGCAAGCGCGCGCCGCGCGGCTGCGCATGCGTCCCGACCTGGTCCTGCTCGACATCTGGATGCCCGACACTGACGGCGTAAGCCTGCTCAAGGAGTGGGGTTCGCAAGGTCTGCTGGACATGCCCGTCATCATGATGAGCGGCCACGCCACCATCGACACCGCTGTCGAGGCTACGCGCATCGGCGCGATCGATTTTCTCGAAAAACCCATCACGCTGCAGCGTCTGCTCAAGACCATCGAGGCGGGCTTGACGCGCAGCCGGGCTCCGGCCTATTCGGGTTCGGCCGGCCAGGCCCAGGCGTCGGTCGTGGTGCCGCTCGAAGACGAACTCGATCCGCCGTCGGCCATGCTCGTGGCCGAGGCGCAGGCGCCGGCGGGCAACGGCCTGCTGGGCAACATCTCGCTGGACCAGCCGCTGCGCGAAGCGCGCGATGCCTTCGAACGCATCTACTTCGAATACCACCTGGTTCGCGAGAACCACAGCATGACCCGCGTTTCCGAGCGCACCGGTCTGGAACGCACCCATCTCTACCGCAAGCTCAAGCAGCTCGGTATCGAATCCTCGCGCAAGCGCAGCACCTGA
- the rimO gene encoding 30S ribosomal protein S12 methylthiotransferase RimO yields the protein MSNATAPKVGFVSLGCPKALVDSERILTQLRTEGYQISPSYDDADVVVVNTCGFIDSAKAESLDAIGEAIAENGKVIVTGCMGVEESVIRGVHPSVLAVTGPQQYEQVVRAVHDAAPPRQDHNPLIDLVPPQGVKLTPRHYAYLKISEGCNHRCSFCIIPSMRGDLVSRPVGDVLNEAERLVKAGVKELLVISQDTSAYGVDLKYRSGFWNGRPVKTRMTELCGALSELGVWTRLHYVYPYPHVDEVIPMMAEGKILPYLDIPFQHASPRVLKAMKRPAFEDKTMARIKQWRQACPDLTIRSTFIVGFPGETEEDFQYLLDWMTEAQLDRVGCFQYSPVQGAPANALGGHVPDEVKQARWERFMEHQQAISAARLSAKVDREIDVLIDGPDEDGDIVGRSSADAPEIDGVVYVESGRTLKAGDLVRVRVTDADEYDLWGETV from the coding sequence ATGTCCAACGCCACCGCGCCCAAAGTGGGCTTCGTCTCCCTGGGCTGTCCCAAAGCCCTGGTCGACTCCGAACGCATTCTCACGCAACTGCGCACCGAGGGCTACCAGATCAGTCCCAGCTACGACGACGCCGACGTCGTCGTGGTCAACACCTGCGGCTTCATCGACAGCGCCAAGGCCGAATCGCTCGACGCCATCGGCGAGGCCATCGCCGAGAACGGCAAGGTCATCGTCACCGGCTGCATGGGCGTGGAAGAATCCGTCATCCGCGGCGTGCACCCCAGCGTGCTGGCCGTGACCGGCCCGCAACAGTACGAGCAGGTCGTGCGCGCCGTGCACGATGCCGCCCCGCCCAGGCAGGACCATAACCCGCTGATCGACCTGGTGCCGCCGCAGGGCGTCAAGCTCACGCCGCGCCACTATGCCTATCTGAAGATTTCAGAAGGCTGCAATCACCGCTGCAGCTTCTGCATTATCCCGTCGATGCGCGGCGATCTGGTCAGCCGGCCGGTGGGCGATGTGCTGAACGAAGCCGAGCGCCTGGTCAAAGCCGGCGTGAAGGAACTGCTGGTGATCTCGCAAGACACCAGCGCCTACGGCGTCGACCTCAAGTACCGCAGCGGTTTCTGGAACGGCCGCCCCGTCAAGACCCGCATGACCGAACTCTGCGGCGCGCTGTCGGAGTTGGGCGTGTGGACGCGCCTGCATTACGTCTACCCCTATCCGCACGTCGACGAAGTCATCCCCATGATGGCCGAGGGCAAGATCCTGCCCTACCTGGACATCCCCTTCCAGCACGCCAGCCCGCGCGTGCTAAAGGCCATGAAGCGTCCTGCGTTCGAAGACAAGACCATGGCACGCATCAAGCAGTGGCGCCAGGCTTGCCCGGACCTGACCATTCGCTCGACCTTCATCGTCGGCTTTCCCGGCGAGACCGAAGAAGATTTCCAATACCTGCTGGACTGGATGACCGAAGCCCAGCTCGACCGCGTGGGCTGCTTCCAGTATTCGCCCGTGCAAGGGGCACCGGCCAACGCGCTGGGCGGGCATGTGCCCGACGAGGTCAAGCAGGCGCGCTGGGAGCGCTTCATGGAACACCAGCAGGCGATCTCGGCCGCGCGTCTTTCGGCCAAGGTGGACCGCGAGATCGACGTGCTGATCGACGGCCCCGACGAGGACGGCGACATCGTCGGCCGCTCCAGCGCCGATGCGCCCGAGATCGACGGCGTGGTGTATGTGGAAAGCGGCAGAACCCTGAAGGCCGGCGATCTGGTGCGCGTGCGCGTCACGGACGCCGACGAATACGATCTCTGGGGCGAAACCGTTTAG
- a CDS encoding TIGR00730 family Rossman fold protein — protein MALKNICVYLGSNTGRTPVYLEQAQVLGRELAGRGIGLVYGGSNVGLMGVLADAALEAGGRVVGILPERLKAKEVAHLGLTELHIVATMHERKHRMAEISDGFIALPGGAGTLDEIFETWTWAQLGFHSKPCGLLNIAGYYDKLADFLDHAAQERFMRQEHRAMLMVESSPAALLDRYAAYQAPTVSKWITEGK, from the coding sequence ATGGCCTTGAAGAACATCTGCGTCTACCTGGGTTCCAACACCGGCCGCACGCCCGTCTACCTCGAGCAGGCGCAGGTGCTGGGCCGCGAGCTGGCGGGGCGCGGCATCGGCCTGGTCTACGGCGGCTCCAACGTCGGACTCATGGGCGTGCTGGCGGACGCCGCACTGGAAGCGGGCGGCCGCGTCGTCGGCATCCTCCCCGAGCGCCTCAAAGCCAAGGAAGTGGCGCACCTGGGCCTGACCGAACTGCACATCGTCGCCACCATGCACGAGCGCAAGCACAGGATGGCCGAAATCTCCGACGGCTTTATCGCCCTGCCAGGCGGCGCCGGCACCCTCGATGAAATCTTCGAGACCTGGACCTGGGCGCAACTGGGATTCCACAGCAAGCCTTGCGGTCTGCTCAATATTGCCGGCTATTACGACAAGCTGGCCGACTTCCTCGATCACGCCGCGCAGGAACGGTTCATGCGCCAAGAGCATCGAGCCATGCTGATGGTCGAGTCCAGCCCGGCGGCGCTCCTGGACCGCTATGCGGCCTACCAGGCGCCCACCGTCTCGAAATGGATCACCGAGGGAAAGTGA
- the fmt gene encoding methionyl-tRNA formyltransferase: MRLVFAGTPDFARVALQALRAAGHEIALVLTQPDRPAGRGLKLTPSPVKQAALDAGIEVAQPRSLRLEGKYPDEAASARALLERVAPDVMVVAAYGLILPVWTLRLPRLGCLNIHASLLPRWRGAAPIQRAIEAGDARTGVTIMQMDEGLDTGDMLLERTVPIGQTLTAAELHDALAQEGGRAIVQTLATLAQLTPRPQPEDGVTYAAKLDKAEAALDCTQAAELLVRRVRAFNPVPGATIRLPGLADPVKVWKAQALPGVGEPGRVLNATAQGIDIATGEGLLRLLELQKAGGKRQPVDVFVRGWQPD, from the coding sequence ATGCGCCTTGTCTTTGCCGGAACTCCCGACTTCGCCCGTGTCGCTCTGCAGGCCCTGCGGGCCGCCGGGCATGAGATTGCGCTGGTGCTCACGCAGCCCGATCGTCCCGCCGGCCGCGGACTCAAGCTCACGCCCAGTCCGGTCAAGCAGGCCGCGCTCGATGCCGGCATCGAGGTGGCGCAGCCGCGCAGCCTGAGGCTGGAGGGCAAGTATCCCGACGAAGCCGCATCTGCGCGCGCGCTGCTCGAGCGCGTGGCGCCGGACGTGATGGTGGTGGCCGCCTACGGTCTGATCCTGCCGGTGTGGACGCTGCGATTGCCGCGGCTGGGCTGCCTGAACATTCATGCCAGCCTGCTGCCGCGCTGGCGCGGCGCGGCGCCGATCCAGCGCGCCATCGAGGCGGGCGACGCCCGGACGGGCGTGACCATCATGCAGATGGACGAGGGCCTGGATACGGGCGACATGCTGCTCGAACGCACAGTGCCCATAGGCCAGACGCTGACGGCGGCCGAATTGCACGACGCGCTGGCCCAGGAGGGCGGCCGCGCCATCGTCCAGACGCTGGCCACGCTGGCGCAGCTGACACCGCGCCCCCAGCCCGAGGACGGCGTGACCTACGCCGCCAAGCTGGACAAGGCCGAAGCCGCGCTCGATTGCACGCAGGCCGCCGAACTGCTGGTGCGCCGCGTGCGCGCGTTCAATCCCGTGCCGGGGGCGACGATACGCTTGCCGGGCCTGGCTGATCCGGTCAAGGTGTGGAAGGCGCAGGCCTTGCCGGGGGTGGGGGAGCCGGGCCGCGTGCTGAACGCCACGGCCCAGGGCATAGACATTGCCACGGGCGAGGGCTTGCTACGCTTATTGGAACTGCAGAAGGCGGGCGGAAAGCGTCAGCCGGTGGATGTGTTCGTGCGCGGTTGGCAGCCTGATTGA
- a CDS encoding ATP-binding protein gives MIRFSRVVLIIGALSGLSLLGLLAWSTGNASRFAHYYDALLLLNGIFALALLVWVIGLTSKLVRQIRRRQFGARLTARFSLAFALIGVVPGALIYTLSVQFLSRSIESWFNVRVDTALDAGLNLGRAVLDTQLAELNARARTMASGLNNLSDNDIARTLIRLRENSGVQEAAVFTSSGRLVAFSTNQYGQMMPSMPPSTVMNQLKLAGGYSAAEASDPTSPGVDSTLTLRVVVPLISPERFDGSLLGAASETRWLQLVQPVPDQLARNANRVQRGFSDYQELALSRLGLRKLYGITLTLALLLAMLASIAVALSLSKRLVRPLLRLAAGTQAVSVGDFRPLPEPPERDEVGQLTRSFNAMTRQLDEARRMVESNRLQLERSNVYLENVLANLSSGVLAFDEGFRVTTINQGAQTILQADLRSVIGRPLETVDAMLEFANLIRQAFSEHDAVGSDRTHWQQQFELKRSGPGEATILLARGTHLHVDERGNGYLVVFDDITEVISASRTVAWGEVARRLAHEIKNPLTPIQLSAERLAMKLADKLAPSDAQMLARSTNTIVNQVGSLKKMVDDFREYARTPPAVMQRIAFNGLVADVLALYGWEAGGGEGPRALNLDVHLQPDLPDIEGDPTQLRQVIHNLLSNARDAVAERGDAGRVKVSTQLVESARPDGERAVRFVVADNGPGFAAQVAQRAFEPYVTTKAHGTGLGLAIVRKIIDEHGGRIDLANRKEGGARVSILLTRLAASTA, from the coding sequence ATGATACGGTTCTCGCGCGTTGTCCTGATTATCGGCGCCCTGAGCGGTTTGTCGCTGCTGGGCCTGCTTGCCTGGTCCACCGGCAACGCATCGCGCTTCGCGCATTATTACGATGCGCTGCTGCTGCTCAACGGCATCTTCGCCCTGGCCCTGTTGGTCTGGGTCATCGGCCTGACCAGCAAGCTGGTGCGCCAGATCCGCCGCCGCCAGTTCGGCGCCCGGCTCACGGCGCGCTTCTCGCTGGCCTTCGCCCTGATCGGCGTGGTGCCGGGAGCGCTGATCTACACCTTGTCGGTACAGTTCTTGTCGCGCTCGATCGAGTCCTGGTTCAACGTGCGGGTCGACACCGCGCTGGATGCCGGCCTGAACCTGGGCCGTGCGGTACTCGATACGCAGCTGGCCGAGCTGAATGCGCGCGCGCGCACCATGGCCAGCGGGCTGAACAACCTTAGCGACAACGACATCGCGCGGACCCTGATCCGCTTGCGCGAGAACAGCGGCGTGCAGGAGGCCGCGGTGTTCACCAGCAGCGGCAGGCTGGTGGCCTTCTCCACCAACCAATACGGCCAGATGATGCCGTCCATGCCGCCGTCGACCGTGATGAACCAGCTCAAGCTGGCGGGCGGTTATTCGGCCGCCGAGGCTTCCGATCCGACCTCACCGGGGGTGGACAGCACGCTGACGCTGCGGGTCGTGGTTCCGTTGATCTCGCCCGAGCGCTTTGACGGCAGTCTGCTGGGCGCGGCGTCCGAGACGCGCTGGCTGCAGCTGGTGCAGCCGGTACCCGACCAGCTCGCCCGCAACGCCAACCGCGTGCAGCGCGGTTTCAGCGATTATCAGGAGCTGGCCTTGTCGCGGCTGGGCCTGCGCAAGCTCTATGGCATCACGCTGACGCTGGCGCTGTTGTTGGCCATGCTGGCCTCCATCGCAGTGGCGCTATCGCTATCCAAGCGCCTGGTGCGCCCCCTCTTGCGCCTGGCGGCAGGCACGCAGGCGGTGAGCGTGGGCGATTTTCGTCCCTTGCCCGAGCCGCCCGAGCGCGACGAGGTCGGCCAGCTCACGCGTTCGTTCAACGCCATGACGCGCCAGCTCGACGAGGCCCGCCGCATGGTCGAGAGCAACCGCTTGCAGCTCGAGCGCTCCAACGTCTATCTGGAAAACGTGCTGGCCAACCTGTCTTCCGGCGTGCTGGCCTTTGATGAAGGCTTTCGCGTGACGACCATCAACCAGGGGGCGCAGACCATTCTGCAGGCCGACCTGCGTTCAGTCATAGGCCGGCCGCTCGAAACCGTCGATGCAATGCTCGAGTTCGCCAATCTGATACGCCAGGCGTTTTCCGAGCACGATGCCGTAGGATCGGATCGCACCCACTGGCAGCAGCAGTTCGAACTCAAGCGCTCGGGGCCGGGCGAGGCGACAATACTGCTGGCGCGCGGTACGCATTTACACGTGGACGAGCGAGGCAACGGTTACCTGGTGGTGTTCGACGACATCACCGAAGTCATTTCGGCCAGCCGCACCGTGGCTTGGGGCGAGGTGGCGCGGCGCCTGGCTCACGAGATCAAGAATCCGCTCACCCCCATCCAGCTTTCGGCCGAACGGCTGGCCATGAAGCTGGCCGACAAGCTTGCGCCGTCGGACGCACAGATGCTCGCGCGGTCGACCAACACCATCGTCAATCAGGTGGGGTCGCTCAAGAAGATGGTGGATGATTTCCGCGAGTATGCCCGCACGCCGCCCGCGGTGATGCAGCGCATCGCCTTCAATGGTTTGGTGGCCGACGTGCTGGCGCTATACGGATGGGAGGCGGGCGGCGGCGAAGGCCCGCGCGCGCTCAACCTGGACGTGCATCTGCAACCGGACCTGCCCGATATCGAGGGCGATCCGACGCAACTGCGCCAGGTCATCCACAACCTGTTGTCCAATGCCCGCGACGCGGTGGCCGAACGGGGCGATGCCGGGCGGGTGAAGGTATCGACGCAATTGGTCGAAAGCGCCCGGCCGGATGGCGAGCGTGCCGTGCGTTTCGTCGTGGCCGACAACGGGCCGGGCTTCGCGGCCCAGGTGGCGCAACGGGCTTTCGAACCCTATGTCACGACCAAGGCGCACGGAACTGGGTTAGGATTGGCCATCGTGCGCAAGATCATCGACGAGCACGGCGGCCGCATCGACCTTGCCAATCGCAAGGAAGGCGGAGCCCGAGTGTCGATACTGCTGACCCGCTTGGCCGCAAGCACCGCTTGA
- a CDS encoding GyrI-like domain-containing protein has translation MHDYAKRFEAVLAHIVENLAGDLSVETLARLANFSKFHFHRQFAAYIGMPVSRYVQLMRLQVSARRLASREPYPVLEAAFDAGFDSPEAFSRAFKRAFGLSPSAFRRRPSWHIWSANFVVPYLSRKLTMQVQIVDFAQTRVAALEHIGPPGLVNASVQKFIAWRKHSGHSSLSSNRIFGIPYNNPDTTPEDEFRFDICGEVADPVAPNAYGVREIVIPGGRCAVVRHTGSTDHIGETIYPIYRNWLPSSGEELRDHPLFFHYVNVCPETPQDRWQTDIHLPLA, from the coding sequence ATGCACGACTACGCGAAACGCTTCGAAGCCGTCCTGGCCCATATCGTCGAAAACCTTGCGGGCGACCTATCGGTTGAAACGCTGGCTCGCCTCGCGAACTTCTCGAAGTTTCATTTTCATAGGCAGTTCGCCGCCTACATCGGCATGCCGGTTTCGCGCTACGTGCAACTCATGCGTTTGCAAGTGTCCGCCCGCCGCCTGGCCTCGCGCGAACCCTATCCGGTTCTCGAGGCGGCGTTCGACGCGGGCTTCGACAGCCCGGAGGCCTTCAGCCGCGCGTTCAAGCGCGCGTTCGGCCTGTCGCCCAGCGCGTTTCGGCGGCGTCCGAGCTGGCATATCTGGAGCGCGAATTTCGTCGTTCCCTACCTTTCCAGGAAACTCACCATGCAAGTGCAAATCGTCGACTTCGCCCAGACCCGCGTCGCCGCGCTCGAACATATCGGGCCGCCTGGCCTGGTCAACGCGAGCGTGCAAAAATTCATAGCCTGGCGCAAACACAGCGGACACTCTTCCCTGTCCTCGAACCGCATCTTCGGCATTCCGTACAACAACCCGGACACGACACCCGAAGACGAATTCCGCTTCGACATCTGCGGGGAAGTCGCCGATCCGGTCGCGCCCAATGCCTATGGCGTGCGCGAGATCGTCATCCCCGGCGGCCGGTGCGCCGTGGTCCGGCATACGGGATCGACCGACCATATCGGCGAAACGATCTACCCGATCTACCGCAACTGGCTGCCTTCGAGCGGCGAGGAATTGCGCGATCACCCCTTGTTCTTCCATTATGTGAACGTCTGCCCCGAAACCCCGCAGGACCGGTGGCAAACCGACATCCACCTTCCCCTGGCTTAG
- the rsmB gene encoding 16S rRNA (cytosine(967)-C(5))-methyltransferase RsmB, whose product MPQAAKSVSCALQPPLSLLLLAAADAVLAVQQGRSLTEVLARTDAALRPGTQALGFHAMRQLGWADEIAGLLLKKSPGARMAALLRVALTLLKPCADPLPGMPSYASHTVVNQAVQAAAGECKLAPYKGLLNACLRRFLREHAALDQAVADAPRARWNHPSWWVDRLRADYPDHWAELLEAANVPAPLMLRVNRRRATRDQVLDALRAEGVAADVFGQAGLVLAVPRPVTQLPGYAQGWWSVQDAGAQLAAPLLAPRDGMRVLDACAAPGGKTAHLLELADLDLLALDVDAARLERVEQNLERLHLGTLRAALRQADAADLDAWWDGRPFDAVLADVPCTASGIVRRHPDIRWLRRAEDVARTARLQAGIADALWRTVAPGGKLLYVTCSVFPAEGQAQAGAFQARHPEARRLPAPGQLLPVAIDATPAAQHDGFFYALFAKQG is encoded by the coding sequence ATGCCACAAGCCGCTAAATCCGTTTCCTGCGCTCTTCAACCGCCCTTGTCGCTGCTGCTTCTGGCCGCGGCCGACGCTGTCCTGGCCGTCCAGCAGGGCCGTTCGCTGACCGAGGTCCTGGCCCGCACCGATGCCGCCTTGCGGCCGGGCACGCAAGCCCTGGGTTTTCATGCCATGCGCCAACTGGGCTGGGCCGACGAGATCGCCGGCCTGCTGCTCAAGAAATCGCCCGGCGCGCGCATGGCGGCGCTGTTGCGCGTGGCGCTCACGCTGCTCAAGCCGTGCGCCGATCCGCTGCCCGGCATGCCGTCCTATGCATCGCATACGGTGGTGAACCAGGCTGTGCAGGCCGCCGCCGGCGAATGCAAGCTGGCGCCGTACAAGGGTCTGCTCAACGCCTGCCTGCGCCGCTTCCTGCGCGAGCATGCGGCCCTGGATCAGGCGGTGGCCGACGCACCGCGCGCGCGATGGAACCACCCGTCCTGGTGGGTGGACCGCCTGCGGGCCGACTATCCTGATCATTGGGCCGAGTTGCTCGAGGCCGCCAACGTGCCCGCGCCGCTCATGCTGCGGGTCAACCGCCGCCGCGCGACGCGCGATCAGGTGCTGGACGCTTTGCGCGCCGAAGGCGTCGCGGCCGACGTCTTCGGGCAGGCGGGACTGGTCCTGGCGGTGCCCAGGCCGGTGACGCAGTTGCCGGGATATGCGCAGGGCTGGTGGTCGGTGCAGGATGCCGGCGCGCAATTGGCCGCGCCGCTGCTCGCGCCGCGCGACGGCATGCGGGTGCTGGACGCCTGCGCCGCGCCGGGGGGCAAGACGGCGCATCTGCTGGAGCTGGCCGACCTGGACCTTCTGGCGCTGGATGTGGATGCCGCCCGCCTTGAGCGGGTGGAGCAGAATCTGGAACGCCTGCACCTGGGAACTTTGCGCGCGGCGCTGCGCCAGGCCGACGCGGCTGACCTGGACGCGTGGTGGGACGGCCGCCCTTTCGATGCCGTGCTGGCCGATGTTCCTTGTACGGCATCGGGCATCGTGCGCCGCCACCCCGACATACGCTGGCTGCGCCGCGCCGAGGACGTGGCGCGCACGGCCAGGCTGCAGGCCGGCATCGCCGATGCCCTGTGGCGCACGGTGGCGCCGGGCGGCAAGCTGCTCTATGTCACCTGCTCGGTTTTCCCCGCCGAGGGCCAGGCTCAGGCGGGGGCCTTCCAGGCCCGCCATCCCGAGGCCCGGCGCCTGCCCGCGCCGGGCCAACTGCTGCCCGTTGCTATCGACGCAACACCGGCGGCCCAGCACGACGGTTTTTTCTATGCCTTGTTTGCCAAGCAGGGATGA
- a CDS encoding YbdK family carboxylate-amine ligase: MDQLSFTSSAPNTLGIELELQLIDPASFDLTAASDDLLAQLAGHPMADRIKPEITRSMIELNSSVQEHPVGLLAEMREMRNAVVQAADALGIAISGGGVHPFMRWQDRSIHDSPRFQYIADTYGYLARQFTVFGQHIHLGTTSGDEAIRLVRGLSPYVPHFIALSAASPYFEGVDTQYACCRLNAVNNFPLSGHMPEGVRDWYGFEAHIAQLRASGLAESIKDLYWDIRPKPEFGTVEIRVCDTPLTVERACQLAAFAQVLAELVAREGEPAEMAWVAYRSNHFQACRYGMHGAYVTPKGERVRLGDHLRALLQRLMPVAEELGTADMLQTLRDQLQHGGNDARWLRSEFHRLRDLPVVVEGMTRRWRGDGVAPGEILTDKAHGRRRIRAHTEPMLH, encoded by the coding sequence ATGGATCAACTGTCCTTTACCTCGTCGGCCCCCAATACCCTTGGGATCGAACTGGAGCTGCAGCTCATCGATCCGGCCAGTTTTGACCTGACCGCGGCGTCGGACGACCTGCTGGCTCAGTTGGCCGGCCATCCGATGGCCGATCGGATCAAGCCCGAAATCACCCGCTCGATGATCGAGCTCAACTCCTCGGTGCAGGAGCACCCTGTCGGCCTGCTGGCCGAGATGCGCGAGATGCGCAATGCCGTGGTTCAAGCGGCCGATGCGCTGGGCATCGCCATCTCGGGCGGTGGCGTCCATCCTTTCATGCGCTGGCAGGACCGCAGCATCCACGACAGTCCGCGCTTTCAGTACATCGCCGATACCTACGGCTATCTGGCGCGCCAATTCACGGTATTCGGCCAGCATATCCATCTGGGCACGACTTCGGGCGACGAGGCGATCCGGCTGGTGCGGGGTCTGTCGCCCTATGTGCCGCACTTTATCGCCCTGTCGGCCGCTTCGCCGTATTTCGAGGGCGTGGACACCCAATACGCCTGCTGCCGCCTGAATGCGGTCAACAATTTCCCTTTGTCCGGCCACATGCCCGAAGGCGTGCGGGACTGGTACGGATTCGAGGCGCACATCGCGCAGCTGCGCGCCTCGGGTCTGGCCGAAAGCATCAAGGATCTGTACTGGGATATCCGCCCCAAGCCCGAATTCGGCACGGTGGAGATCCGCGTCTGCGATACGCCGCTGACGGTGGAGCGCGCATGCCAGCTGGCGGCTTTCGCACAAGTCCTGGCGGAGTTGGTCGCGCGCGAGGGCGAACCGGCCGAGATGGCCTGGGTGGCCTATCGCAGTAATCATTTCCAGGCCTGCCGCTACGGCATGCACGGCGCCTACGTGACGCCGAAAGGCGAACGCGTGCGCTTGGGCGATCACCTTCGCGCGCTGCTGCAGCGCCTCATGCCGGTGGCCGAGGAGCTGGGTACGGCGGACATGCTGCAGACGTTGCGCGACCAGCTTCAGCATGGCGGCAACGATGCCCGTTGGCTGCGCTCCGAGTTTCATCGCCTGCGCGACCTGCCTGTGGTGGTGGAAGGCATGACGCGCCGCTGGCGCGGCGATGGCGTGGCGCCGGGCGAGATATTGACCGACAAGGCGCACGGACGGCGTCGGATACGGGCTCACACCGAACCCATGCTGCATTGA
- a CDS encoding pyridoxamine 5'-phosphate oxidase family protein codes for MCDQDPQRITDLEMLTRLYGEPSTASLVKELDHIHPHYRAFIQAAPFAALATCSPEGLDVSPRGDPAGFVHIEDARTLMIPDRRGNNRIDSLRNVLADPRVALLFLIPGVSETLRVNGRAEIRVEPALLERFAMDGKRPRSVLVIHVETVFFQCSRAIVRAGLWDVSKHTARSELPSTGGMLADFSKGTFDGQTYDRELESRVKSTLY; via the coding sequence ATGTGCGACCAAGATCCGCAGCGCATCACCGACCTGGAGATGCTGACCCGGTTATACGGCGAACCGAGCACCGCGTCTCTCGTGAAAGAGTTGGATCACATCCACCCGCATTACCGGGCCTTCATCCAGGCCGCTCCCTTCGCGGCGCTGGCCACCTGTTCGCCTGAAGGACTGGACGTCTCGCCGCGCGGCGATCCGGCCGGCTTCGTACACATCGAGGACGCCAGGACGCTGATGATCCCGGACCGGCGCGGCAACAACCGCATCGATAGCCTGCGCAACGTGCTGGCCGATCCGCGCGTGGCGCTGCTGTTCCTGATACCGGGCGTGAGCGAGACGCTGCGCGTGAACGGCCGCGCCGAGATCCGCGTGGAGCCCGCCCTGCTCGAACGCTTCGCCATGGATGGCAAGCGGCCGCGCTCGGTGCTCGTCATCCACGTGGAGACGGTGTTCTTCCAATGCTCGCGCGCCATCGTGCGCGCGGGCCTGTGGGATGTGTCCAAGCACACGGCGCGTAGCGAACTGCCCAGCACCGGCGGCATGCTGGCCGATTTCAGCAAAGGGACGTTCGACGGCCAGACGTACGACCGCGAGTTGGAATCACGGGTGAAAAGCACGCTGTATTGA
- a CDS encoding DUF4390 domain-containing protein: MTLRACLSLAISRGFLAFLLATSLFGAWNGRAAQAAQTADPRVERIDPVLRDGRLELDADVSFVLNDQLRDAAQRGVPLYFTADLVIKRSRWWWFDRTVVNTSLTWRIVYNALTRQWRAGTGALSLPVTSLDQAMEQVRRIRNWQVGAADQFESGVKYSGQLRVRLDTSMLTRPLQVNALNSRSWSPTTPWTAFTFAVARPAR; encoded by the coding sequence ATGACATTACGCGCCTGCCTTTCTTTGGCGATCTCACGTGGTTTTCTGGCTTTTCTGTTGGCAACCTCCCTGTTCGGCGCATGGAACGGGCGGGCCGCCCAGGCCGCCCAGACCGCCGATCCGCGCGTCGAACGCATCGATCCGGTCTTGCGCGACGGCCGTCTCGAGCTCGACGCGGACGTGAGTTTTGTCCTCAACGATCAACTGCGCGACGCCGCGCAACGCGGGGTGCCGCTGTACTTCACCGCGGATCTGGTCATCAAGCGTTCGCGCTGGTGGTGGTTCGATCGCACCGTAGTCAACACCTCGCTGACCTGGCGCATCGTCTACAACGCGCTCACGCGTCAATGGCGGGCAGGTACGGGCGCGCTGTCCTTGCCGGTGACTTCGCTCGACCAGGCCATGGAACAGGTGCGGCGCATCCGCAACTGGCAGGTCGGCGCCGCCGATCAGTTTGAGTCGGGCGTGAAGTATTCCGGCCAGCTGCGCGTGCGGCTGGACACATCCATGCTGACGCGGCCGCTGCAGGTCAATGCCCTGAACAGCAGGTCCTGGTCGCCCACCACGCCCTGGACTGCCTTTACCTTCGCCGTGGCACGGCCGGCCCGATGA